Below is a genomic region from Pseudanabaena sp. BC1403.
TACACAGGACGCATTGCCATCTGTTCTGGTGGCGCAAATCCTGGTGTACCGATCGCAAAGTTAGTTAATAAACCACTGGGATCATCATCCGCCGATGGCTTGTTAACTTGGCTAGAAACTGCACCAAAGTCAATCAGTACCAATTGCCCATCTTGTTTACGACGCATGATGTTAGCGGGTTTAATGTCACGGTGGATCACCCCGTTTTCATGCATAAACCCAAGAGCTGGAAAGATTTCTGCTAGTATTTTCCGAATTTCAATTTCGTTGAATGCCCCCCGACGCTCAAATTCTTGCTTTAAAGTTTCCCCATCGACAAATTCTTGAACCAGATAAAAATTACTATCTTCTTCAAAATAATCTAGTAAGCGCGGAATTTGCGGATGACTACCGATTTTGCCAAGAGTAAAAGCTTCTCTTTCAAATAATTCGCGCGCCATCTTCATCACACTTGCGGATTGGGTGTTTGGGCGCAGTTGCTTGACCACACAAGATGGGAATCCAGGTAGACCCTCATCAGCAGCCAAAAATGTTGCGCCAAATCCACCTTTACCCAATGGGCGACTAGCTCGATAACGATTTCGCAGCTTTAAATTAGAACCACAAGCAGCGCAATTAATGGCAAATGGTTCATTATTCGGATTAGCACAGTTCGGATTAACGCAATAACTCACGGTTGATCGAAAGCCCAAGTGATGGTTGATCAAATCAAGTTGCAGGGATAATAACAGTTTAATATGTCATCGCCCTACGGAAACTCATAGCTTATATCAATTTCAAAAATTCTGGTGATTTTTTGAAACTTACAAAATTTGCAGCAAAAGATTGCAGATATTATAAGTTATTTAGAAAACTTTAATTTAAGCGAATCTGGATAAATATCAAATGTATATTTGTGATGACTCAAGTAAATAAATCTAAAAATCATCAGTATTTGTCCCATCGTTATTAGCATATGGGGAAGTACGACCTGATGGTCTTCTTCTACGTCCAGATGCAGCAGTGTCTTTGCCAGATTCGCCATTACCAAAGTTGTCAGTTTCGCCGTTACGATTTCTGGGGCGTTCTCCAACTATATTATCATCGCTAGGTCGTGGGCGACGCTTTGGACTAACAGGACGAATATCGCTTTCGTCGATGTCAATCACTGAGTCATTACCATTGGACTCACCACTACGCTTTGGACGGCGTGAACGACGAGGATCTGTGGTATCGCCACGAAGCTCGCTTGCTTCAGCGCTGTTAGAAATTGCACCGCGCATACGACGTGACGGATCGCGATCGCGGCGAGGTGCAATTTCACGAGTGGGATCAATCTCGACTCGATAATCAGAACCAATGGGTTCCTCATCATCAACAAGAGGACTGGAAGGTGCTCTACGGGCTTGATTGGCTAGAGCTTGACGTAGTACTAAGGACTCTACGGCAAACCAACCCGCAAAACCGACAACTAGGACTTGCGCTAGCTGTGTGGTAATTTCCATCCGAAAATTAAAAGCTAGTAAGATGATGCCATAGACTAAGGCGATCGCCGAGAAGAAAATGTCGTGGTCACGGGCTAGTTCAGGGCGAAAGTTCCGCACAAAATATAAACCCACACCTCCTAAAGCGGCAACAATTGCCAAAAGAATCATTAGCGGGTTGCCACCGATGTTGATCATGGCTCTATATTTCTCCTAAAAATACCTGTGTTTTTGTCTCTAACACTGAATGTATAACTAGTTCAGTGCTTTCAGACTATCTACGTCATTCAGTATAACAATACAGCGCTTTGCCCTGGAGTAAATTTCTTTAAATCAAAATCCAAAAGACAAGAGGCGGTGCAAAGCGCCGCCTCTTGTCTTTTGGATTTTGATTAACCTCGGCGGATGATGCGATCCTTTTGGCTAACGATCAACACTGCTGCGAAGATTAATCCAAGAACTACGCCACCAGCAACAAGGCTTCCTAGAAAATTAGTTAATGATTGTGTCATATAGATATGTGGGTAAAGTTTTTATATACAGATTAAATTCTTAACATAATTTTAGCTTAAAAAGCTATGGAGTCAGCTCTTCGCATTAAAACCAATTTTTATGTTTGCGGTGCTTTAAGCACCGCAAACATAAAAATTGGTTTTAATGTTTGTGAATTTTGTTTTGGCTACGAACAATCCAGTAACTGATTGAAAGTGAAAGCACTGCGATCGCAAGCCCCGTAAGGTCACCATCAGCTTTGCTATCAAAGATAATGACTTTACGCGCAACCGCAGTTAAGGCAGTAATGATCACTAGCTCTAGCTGGATTGTGTGATGGCGCAAGTAAGCCGTCACGTTTTCCATGAGTTCAAGGGCAATCAATACATTCAGAAACATCCCAAATATTTTGAGTAAAGGGATGCTAAAAGCTCCTCTTGGGTCAGTAAGAAAAAGATCAAAGGTTAGTATCCGCAACAGGTCAAATAGTGCGCCAAAAATGACAAATACTAGAGCGATCGCCATTATTTTAGAAACAACGTTTTCGACTGTTCTAATTGCTTTTAGAAAGCTCTCATCTTTACAGGCAAGAGTCAAAAAGCGAAATAAATTTGTAACTTGTTGCCTTAATCTCATTCCAGACCCACACCTTTTAATTTTTTATTCGTCAGAACCAGAATATAGATGGCGATGTCAAAACATCTCCGAATAAATTTACTGGTAATCGCTCTAGAAAAGATTATATAGATTAAATGCATAGACTAAAAATGTATATTAGTGATAAAATCATAGAACTTAATCTATGGTTTTATCACTAATATGAGTTACCGCTTATCTGATGCTCAATTAGCTACTCATATCACCTTGCATCAGTTGCAGGTCTTTGAAGTAGCTGCTCGACACGGCAGCTATACCCGTGCTGCTGAGGAGCTATTTCTAACACAACCCACAGTTTCGATGCAGATTAAGCATTTGACAAAGGCGATTGGGATGCCTTTGTTTGAGCAGGTTGGCAAAAAACTTTTTTTAACTCAGGCTGGCAGGGAGCTGTTTACAACTTGTCAAGAGATTTTCGGTCGCATATCCCAATTTGAGATGAGTGTTGCCGATATGAAAGGTCTAAAACAGGGATATTTAAAGATTACGGTGGTGACAACAGCAAAATATGTAATCCCGCGTTTGCTGGGCCCATTT
It encodes:
- a CDS encoding Ycf66 family protein; translation: MINIGGNPLMILLAIVAALGGVGLYFVRNFRPELARDHDIFFSAIALVYGIILLAFNFRMEITTQLAQVLVVGFAGWFAVESLVLRQALANQARRAPSSPLVDDEEPIGSDYRVEIDPTREIAPRRDRDPSRRMRGAISNSAEASELRGDTTDPRRSRRPKRSGESNGNDSVIDIDESDIRPVSPKRRPRPSDDNIVGERPRNRNGETDNFGNGESGKDTAASGRRRRPSGRTSPYANNDGTNTDDF
- a CDS encoding photosystem II reaction center X protein — encoded protein: MTQSLTNFLGSLVAGGVVLGLIFAAVLIVSQKDRIIRRG
- a CDS encoding phosphate-starvation-inducible PsiE family protein, with product MRLRQQVTNLFRFLTLACKDESFLKAIRTVENVVSKIMAIALVFVIFGALFDLLRILTFDLFLTDPRGAFSIPLLKIFGMFLNVLIALELMENVTAYLRHHTIQLELVIITALTAVARKVIIFDSKADGDLTGLAIAVLSLSISYWIVRSQNKIHKH